Proteins encoded in a region of the Gemmatimonadaceae bacterium genome:
- a CDS encoding THUMP domain-containing protein: MRPKIFEGGIGWRGSMESVARANLWLRTASRVLVRVAEFKASAFFELELAARRVAWERFLTSGSTVRFRVTCRKSKLYHSAAVAQRLADAVARRVPGVKFEAKKSAEGEEEDSESPGGNAQLFVVRLFHDVCTVSADTSGELLHRRGYRQQLAKAPLRETIAAAMLLAADWAGDAPLVDPMCGSGTIAIEAARIARRMAPGGDREFAFQGWPDFDAAAWAKLVDGAHAGELANAPGPIIAADRDRGAIDAARANAARAGVENDIAFNVAAISALEAPSGRGWLVSNPPYGVRVGERDRVWNLYAQLGNVARAKLEGWTVGLLLADKHLAGQVGLELRECFATRNGGIPVRMMVGNVRGDATR; the protein is encoded by the coding sequence CCGTCGCGCGCGCAAACCTCTGGCTGCGCACGGCGAGCCGGGTGCTCGTGCGAGTCGCCGAGTTCAAGGCGAGCGCTTTTTTCGAGCTCGAGCTGGCGGCGCGCCGTGTGGCGTGGGAGCGATTCCTGACGTCCGGCTCGACGGTTCGATTTCGCGTCACGTGCCGGAAGTCGAAGCTCTACCACAGCGCGGCGGTCGCGCAAAGACTCGCCGACGCGGTCGCGCGACGCGTTCCCGGAGTGAAATTCGAAGCGAAGAAATCCGCGGAGGGAGAAGAGGAAGACTCCGAATCGCCCGGCGGAAACGCGCAGCTGTTCGTCGTGCGACTCTTTCACGACGTGTGCACGGTGAGCGCCGACACGTCGGGGGAACTGTTGCACCGCCGCGGATATCGGCAGCAGTTGGCGAAGGCTCCGCTGCGCGAAACGATCGCCGCGGCGATGCTCTTGGCCGCCGATTGGGCGGGCGACGCACCGCTCGTCGATCCGATGTGCGGCTCCGGAACGATCGCGATCGAGGCGGCGCGCATCGCTCGGCGAATGGCCCCCGGAGGAGATCGTGAATTCGCGTTTCAAGGGTGGCCGGACTTCGACGCGGCCGCCTGGGCCAAGCTCGTCGACGGCGCGCACGCGGGCGAACTTGCGAATGCTCCCGGGCCGATCATCGCGGCAGATCGCGACCGCGGAGCGATCGACGCCGCGCGGGCGAACGCCGCGCGCGCGGGGGTCGAGAACGACATCGCATTCAACGTCGCGGCGATTTCAGCGCTCGAAGCGCCGAGCGGTCGCGGATGGCTGGTCTCCAATCCGCCATACGGCGTTCGGGTGGGCGAGCGAGACCGGGTTTGGAATCTCTACGCCCAGCTCGGCAACGTCGCGCGCGCGAAGCTCGAGGGGTGGACGGTCGGTTTACTTCTCGCCGACAAACATCTCGCGGGTCAGGTCGGCCTCGAGCTGCGCGAATGCTTCGCGACGCGGAACGGGGGGATTCCCGTGCGAATGATGGTCGGCAACGTCAGGGGTGATGCGACGCGCTGA